Genomic DNA from Marnyiella aurantia:
AAGGAAACCGAGGGAACAAATCTTTACCCGGCAAATCCTGAGACAGCTACAAGTCCAGCTTTCTCACACATTTTTCAGGGTGGATATTCCGCAGGATATTATTCCTATAAATGGGCCGAAGTCCTGGATGCGGATGCCTTCCAATATTTCAAAGAAAACGGAATCTTCAATCCTGAAACCGCGGCCAAATACCGCCGTTTACTTGCGGCCGGCGGAACAAAAGACCCAATGGAACTCTACAAAGAATTTCGCGGAAGCGAGCCAAAAGTAGAAAGTTTACTTAAAAGAGCTTTCGGATAGAAAACTGAAGAGACGGCTTGGTGCCGTCTCTTTTTATCTTACAACTGTTCCGAAAATCAGCTTGCCTTTTCGGACGTGTTTAATGTTCTCTTACGAAGCGCTTCGCTTCGGCTTTTAGCCAGGACAGGAATCGAAATAAAGCCCATAACCGCCATAATGACCAACTGCATGGTATGCGAAATAAAGGCATAAGCCAGACCTACAGCAGCACCCTCCTCAAATGATTTGCCTTCCGAAAGAAAAAGTGCGCCTATTCCGACTTTTAATGCGAAGTGAAAGGCACCTATCCCTCCCGAGGCCGGAATCATCATTCCTAAAGTCCCAACCACGATGATGAAAAAGCCGTCAGCCACACCGAATGCCGATGTTTCAGGTAGTGAGAAACATACAAGGTAAGCAGCCAGAAAATAGCAGATCCAGATAGCAAATGAATAGATAAAGAAACGTACAGGCTGCTTCAGGCGAAAGATTGACGTTAACCCCTGCAGCAAACCGTCCACAATCTTATAGATCTTCCCGAAGATTGCAATTTTTTCCAGTGCGGACCGCAATAGAAAGAACAAAACAGCACCTGTGACCCCGACAGTCAATATCAGCCAGATCCAGAAGTTGGAGGATTGGGCCGAGCTGTCAT
This window encodes:
- a CDS encoding lysylphosphatidylglycerol synthase transmembrane domain-containing protein, giving the protein MWLAFRGLNFGEIKGYFAKANYFWVAVAAVFGILAYWFRAIRWNLLLEPMGYRISNSNSLWTISFGYLMNLTIPRSGELARSTALYGVEQVPVDKSFGTIILERIVDLICMMGFLLLTFIFKYEAIFAFFNHVTQSNDSSAQSSNFWIWLILTVGVTGAVLFFLLRSALEKIAIFGKIYKIVDGLLQGLTSIFRLKQPVRFFIYSFAIWICYFLAAYLVCFSLPETSAFGVADGFFIIVVGTLGMMIPASGGIGAFHFALKVGIGALFLSEGKSFEEGAAVGLAYAFISHTMQLVIMAVMGFISIPVLAKSRSEALRKRTLNTSEKAS